The following coding sequences are from one Geothrix sp. window:
- a CDS encoding roadblock/LC7 domain-containing protein, with protein sequence MAKLDLMLYEEEYKLLQEIIGRLEKDASAKVVFLVDKNGQQIAAAGDVKSIDATSLASLTAGNVAATDGLAKLIGEKEFSLLFHEGEKDNLHISIVGKRGILVVIFDQNSSLALVRLRVKKASKELQEIFDQVEQRAQKESDSGSRFESPFSEITDEDIDRLFGD encoded by the coding sequence GTGGCGAAGCTTGATCTCATGTTGTACGAGGAGGAGTACAAGCTCCTCCAGGAGATCATCGGCCGCCTCGAGAAGGATGCCTCCGCCAAGGTGGTCTTCCTGGTGGACAAGAACGGCCAGCAGATCGCCGCGGCCGGGGACGTGAAGAGCATCGACGCCACCAGCCTGGCCTCCCTCACGGCCGGCAACGTGGCGGCCACGGACGGGCTGGCCAAGCTCATCGGCGAGAAGGAGTTCAGCCTGCTCTTCCACGAGGGGGAGAAGGACAACCTGCACATTTCCATCGTGGGCAAGCGCGGGATCCTGGTGGTGATCTTCGACCAGAACTCCAGCCTGGCTCTGGTGCGGCTGCGGGTGAAGAAGGCCAGCAAGGAACTCCAGGAGATCTTCGACCAGGTCGAGCAGCGGGCCCAGAAGGAATCCGACAGCGGCAGCCGCTTCGAGAGCCCCTTCTCGGAGATCACCGACGAAGACATCGATCGCCTCTTCGGCGACTAA
- a CDS encoding bifunctional metallophosphatase/5'-nucleotidase gives MRHWFWILLITLGLQAQEARIQILGTTDMHGHVLAEDTFSLQAANQGWAKVTTLIRRQQALNPNTILVDCGDTIQGEPVNYVRNALRRDLPEPSVAIMNALGFSAMAVGNHDYDFGLPVLREVEKQAKFPFLSANTVDAKGRPGFQSHALVTVAGVRVALVGFTTPGVPAMTEPANFAGLAFQDIVATARRLVPYLRDKEKADVVIVLMHSGLGALQGAEGDENAALRLADQVPGLDAIFTGHTHQALQTGHKGVPIVQAGCFGRALAVVDLDLRQEKGRWRVVASAGRIMKPDDQTPTDPDVLSLTAELRAATDRYLDTAATNLLVDLDSRWSRMEDTPLMQLIHQVQRQATGAQLSAAASPGPRLFIPKGPTSVRQFYALAPFESQVARIRITGDQLKRYLEHGARHYVLSWQPELYNREVPFYNYDMVDGVSYALDLGKPVGSRVRNLSYQGQPVKPDQVFTLALSTYRLRGGGGYMDAIRFTGAPDLITPASQRNLLLEHVLGRPTLNPVPTNTWRTIPFLDRERVLSLAG, from the coding sequence ATGCGTCATTGGTTCTGGATCCTGCTGATCACCTTGGGCCTCCAGGCTCAAGAGGCCCGGATTCAGATTCTTGGGACCACCGACATGCACGGCCACGTGCTGGCCGAGGACACCTTCAGCCTGCAGGCGGCGAACCAAGGATGGGCAAAGGTCACAACTCTGATCCGGCGCCAGCAGGCGCTGAACCCCAACACGATCCTGGTGGACTGCGGCGACACGATCCAGGGCGAGCCGGTCAACTACGTGCGGAACGCGCTCCGCCGCGACCTGCCCGAACCCAGCGTGGCCATCATGAACGCCCTGGGGTTCTCCGCCATGGCGGTGGGGAACCACGACTACGATTTCGGTCTTCCCGTCCTCCGCGAGGTGGAGAAGCAGGCGAAGTTCCCCTTCCTGTCCGCCAACACCGTGGACGCCAAGGGGCGGCCGGGCTTCCAGTCCCATGCCCTGGTGACGGTGGCGGGCGTTCGGGTGGCCCTGGTGGGCTTCACCACGCCCGGGGTGCCGGCCATGACCGAGCCTGCCAATTTCGCCGGCCTGGCCTTCCAGGACATCGTCGCCACGGCACGGCGTCTGGTCCCCTACCTGCGCGACAAGGAGAAGGCCGACGTGGTCATCGTCCTGATGCACTCCGGGCTGGGCGCGCTGCAGGGAGCGGAGGGCGACGAGAACGCCGCGCTCCGGCTGGCAGATCAGGTGCCGGGTCTGGACGCCATCTTCACGGGCCACACCCACCAGGCGCTCCAGACTGGGCACAAGGGTGTACCCATCGTCCAGGCAGGCTGCTTCGGCCGCGCCCTGGCGGTGGTGGACCTGGACCTGCGGCAGGAGAAGGGCCGCTGGCGGGTGGTGGCGAGCGCCGGCCGGATCATGAAACCCGATGACCAGACGCCCACCGATCCGGACGTTCTCAGCCTGACGGCGGAACTTCGCGCCGCCACGGACCGCTACCTCGACACGGCCGCCACCAACCTGCTGGTGGACCTCGACAGCCGCTGGTCGCGGATGGAGGATACGCCGCTCATGCAGCTCATCCACCAAGTGCAACGGCAGGCGACGGGCGCCCAGCTGTCGGCGGCGGCGAGCCCCGGGCCGAGGCTCTTCATCCCCAAGGGACCGACGAGCGTGCGCCAGTTCTACGCCCTGGCGCCCTTCGAAAGCCAGGTCGCGCGGATCCGCATCACGGGCGATCAGCTGAAGCGCTACCTGGAGCACGGGGCACGGCACTACGTCTTGAGCTGGCAGCCGGAGCTGTACAACCGCGAGGTCCCCTTCTACAACTACGACATGGTGGACGGCGTGAGCTATGCGCTGGACCTCGGCAAGCCCGTGGGCAGCCGCGTGCGGAACCTCAGCTACCAGGGCCAGCCCGTGAAGCCGGACCAGGTCTTCACCCTGGCGCTCTCCACCTACCGCCTGCGCGGAGGTGGAGGCTACATGGACGCCATCCGGTTCACGGGCGCGCCCGACCTGATCACGCCGGCCTCCCAGCGGAACCTCCTCCTCGAGCATGTCCTGGGCCGTCCCACGCTGAATCCCGTCCCCACGAACACCTGGCGGACGATCCCCTTCCTGGATCGGGAGCGGGTGCTGAGCCTGGCGGGCTGA
- a CDS encoding DUF4412 domain-containing protein, whose product MRTVVAAVCSAILSTACLLAGDLTITSQVTGKGAFAKDGVQVQYFNASRMRLNHAGARTDTFIDYGQEVMYTIDHDKKVVTKVTFKDLQAAMQSLEDQAAGMPEMVTKMMFGDVSDVKVEQLGPDTVLGHPCKKVRITLGKMVQEMSVDPSLQMPIKDYAKAMSMLNRMPGQAGLLFKRIYEETARLKGVPLRTHVTGLMGMDVTTVATAISTAAIPESTWALPADYTLKDGGKEMKRGLKDKG is encoded by the coding sequence ATGCGAACCGTTGTGGCAGCTGTCTGCTCGGCCATCCTCTCCACGGCCTGCCTCCTGGCGGGTGACCTCACCATCACCAGCCAGGTCACCGGGAAGGGCGCCTTCGCCAAGGACGGCGTCCAGGTGCAGTACTTCAACGCGAGCCGGATGCGCCTCAACCATGCCGGGGCCCGGACCGACACCTTCATCGACTATGGCCAGGAGGTCATGTACACGATCGACCACGACAAGAAGGTCGTCACCAAGGTGACCTTCAAGGACCTGCAGGCCGCGATGCAGTCCCTGGAAGACCAGGCGGCCGGCATGCCTGAGATGGTGACGAAGATGATGTTCGGCGATGTCTCCGACGTGAAGGTCGAGCAGCTGGGCCCGGACACGGTCCTCGGCCATCCCTGCAAGAAGGTGCGGATCACCCTGGGCAAGATGGTTCAGGAGATGAGCGTGGATCCGTCTCTCCAGATGCCCATCAAGGACTACGCCAAGGCCATGTCCATGCTGAACCGGATGCCCGGCCAGGCCGGCCTGCTCTTCAAGCGGATCTACGAGGAGACCGCGCGTCTCAAGGGCGTCCCCCTCCGCACCCACGTCACCGGCCTCATGGGCATGGACGTCACCACCGTGGCCACGGCGATCTCCACCGCCGCCATCCCCGAATCCACCTGGGCCCTGCCCGCGGACTACACGCTGAAGGACGGTGGGAAGGAGATGAAGCGCGGCCTGAAGGACAAGGGCTGA
- a CDS encoding sigma-54-dependent transcriptional regulator, translating to MARVLVVDDSKETCEFLEELLGTMGLEVAKATHPDRAIELLHKEAFDLLLSDINLEAKKDGLDLLREAKPLGVDTILLSGFGTLETAIEAVREGAFDFLSKPWNNEELKALVSRALARRQSSGQGATQGASPKAKRSLMIGSSPKMMAVYKTIASLQNSRATVLITGESGTGKELVARSIHLSSDRRDRAFVAVNCGALTETLLESELFGHVKGSFTGAIGEKPGLFEEASGGTIFLDEIGETSPSFQVRLLRVLQEQEIRRVGGNKTIKVDARVIAATNRDLQVMVKAGTFREDLYYRLGVVELAVPALRERREDIPALIDHFLSEFGRKDDHAYQLHPEARRVLEAYSWPGNVRELSNAIENLTQLSRGLEIAVDDLPAKIQADVLKKALRRPESGEGIPALIEDWPTLDELERRYIQVLIGRHKEKQRIAEILGVDRTTLYRKLKRYGFHDGE from the coding sequence ATGGCCCGTGTGCTCGTGGTGGATGACAGCAAGGAGACCTGCGAGTTCCTGGAGGAACTCCTGGGGACCATGGGCCTGGAGGTTGCGAAGGCCACCCACCCGGATCGGGCCATCGAGCTGCTGCACAAGGAGGCCTTCGATCTGCTGCTCTCGGACATCAACCTCGAGGCCAAGAAGGACGGGCTGGACCTGCTGCGCGAGGCCAAGCCCCTGGGGGTGGACACCATCCTGCTGTCCGGATTCGGCACCCTGGAGACGGCCATCGAGGCGGTGCGCGAAGGCGCCTTCGACTTCCTGAGCAAGCCCTGGAACAACGAGGAGCTGAAGGCCCTGGTGAGCCGGGCCCTCGCCCGGCGGCAGTCCAGTGGGCAAGGCGCCACCCAGGGGGCCTCGCCCAAGGCGAAGCGGAGCCTGATGATCGGCTCGAGCCCGAAGATGATGGCGGTCTACAAGACCATCGCGAGCCTGCAGAACAGCCGGGCGACAGTCCTGATCACGGGCGAGAGCGGCACGGGCAAGGAGCTGGTGGCGCGGAGCATCCATCTCTCCAGCGACCGGCGGGACCGGGCCTTCGTGGCGGTGAACTGCGGGGCCCTCACGGAGACGCTCCTGGAATCCGAGCTCTTCGGCCACGTGAAGGGCTCCTTCACCGGCGCCATCGGGGAGAAGCCCGGACTCTTCGAGGAAGCCTCGGGCGGCACCATCTTCCTGGACGAGATCGGCGAGACCAGCCCCAGCTTCCAGGTGCGCCTGCTGCGGGTCCTGCAGGAGCAGGAGATCCGCCGGGTGGGCGGCAACAAGACCATCAAGGTGGACGCCCGGGTCATCGCCGCCACCAACCGGGACCTGCAGGTCATGGTCAAGGCCGGGACCTTCCGGGAGGATCTCTACTACCGGCTCGGCGTGGTGGAACTGGCGGTGCCGGCACTGCGGGAACGGCGGGAGGACATCCCGGCCCTGATCGACCATTTCCTGTCCGAGTTCGGCCGCAAGGATGATCACGCCTACCAGCTGCATCCCGAGGCCCGCAGGGTCCTGGAGGCCTATTCCTGGCCGGGGAACGTGCGGGAGCTGAGCAATGCCATCGAGAACCTCACCCAGCTCAGCCGGGGTCTGGAGATCGCCGTGGACGACCTGCCGGCCAAGATCCAGGCCGATGTGCTGAAAAAGGCGCTCCGAAGGCCGGAGTCGGGGGAGGGAATCCCGGCCCTGATCGAGGACTGGCCCACGTTGGATGAGCTGGAGCGCCGCTACATCCAGGTTCTGATTGGCCGGCACAAGGAAAAACAGCGCATCGCGGAGATTCTGGGCGTCGACCGGACCACCCTCTACCGCAAGCTCAAGCGCTACGGGTTCCACGACGGCGAGTAG
- a CDS encoding polyprenyl synthetase family protein, translating into MSEASTQVRADLDRLLPLLDAALTTPFRQGEALRLAEAVRYSLEAGGKRVRPVLCMLACEAVGGTPAQALPGALAVEYVHTYSLIHDDLPAMDDDDLRRGRPTNHKVFGEGHAILAGDALLTEAFGVLATADLDPVRRAEALGLLAEGAGWKGMAGGQALDLEGENIEAYDLDHLRLIHRLKTGALLRASLEIGAVLGGATPAGRAALRAYGETIGLAFQIQDDILDATATDADLGKRAGKDAGRGKITYPSLLGLDGARNALSEATETALCHLASLPNRNSLAAWARYLALRAR; encoded by the coding sequence ATGAGTGAAGCCTCCACCCAGGTTCGCGCCGATCTCGACCGCCTGCTGCCTCTGCTTGACGCCGCCCTCACGACCCCGTTCCGCCAGGGCGAGGCCCTGCGGCTGGCCGAAGCGGTGCGCTACAGCCTCGAGGCCGGCGGCAAGCGCGTGCGGCCCGTGCTCTGCATGCTCGCTTGTGAAGCGGTGGGCGGCACCCCCGCCCAGGCCCTGCCCGGCGCCCTGGCGGTGGAGTATGTCCACACCTACTCGCTGATCCACGATGACCTCCCCGCCATGGACGACGACGACCTGCGGCGGGGCCGGCCCACCAATCACAAGGTGTTCGGCGAAGGGCACGCCATCCTCGCGGGCGACGCCCTCTTGACCGAGGCTTTCGGCGTGCTGGCCACCGCGGACCTGGACCCCGTCCGCCGCGCCGAGGCCCTGGGCCTGCTCGCGGAGGGCGCCGGCTGGAAGGGCATGGCCGGTGGCCAGGCCCTCGACTTGGAGGGTGAGAACATCGAGGCCTACGACCTGGACCACCTCCGCCTCATCCACCGCCTAAAAACCGGCGCCCTGCTGCGCGCCTCTCTGGAGATCGGCGCCGTCCTGGGCGGCGCGACCCCGGCCGGGCGCGCCGCCCTGCGGGCCTACGGCGAGACCATCGGCCTGGCCTTCCAGATCCAGGACGACATCCTCGACGCCACTGCCACCGATGCCGATCTGGGCAAGCGGGCCGGAAAGGATGCAGGCAGGGGTAAGATCACCTACCCTTCCCTGCTGGGCCTGGATGGTGCCCGCAACGCCCTGAGTGAAGCCACCGAGACCGCCCTATGTCATCTAGCCTCCCTACCCAACCGGAATTCCTTGGCAGCCTGGGCACGGTACCTGGCGCTGCGGGCCAGGTAG
- the dxs gene encoding 1-deoxy-D-xylulose-5-phosphate synthase: MPTPSSPYPLLDSLAAPQQVRHFTPPQLEQLAAEVRAFLIASVSETGGHFSSNLGTVELTVALFHHFDFLQDRIVWDVGHQAYPHKILTGRKDRFPTLRQHHGLSGFLKRDESPYDHFGAGHASTSISAALGMAKARDLQKQDHTCIAVIGDGSMTAGMAFEALNQAGYLETKNFLVILNDNDMSINPNVGSLQGYLNQIMSGQYYHRWRDRIEHAIKAIPLEGLSKGVAKAAKWSEESFKRLMVPGLLFEDLGFRYLGPVNGHDVNATSKALAEAREKMKDGPVLLHVQTKKGYGYEPAVQDPLKWHGVTAFDAEAGEIIKVTTDPAKPAPPSYTSVFGKALVELAKTDGKIVGITAAMLDGTGMNLFQKAFPERCFDVGIAEQHAVTFAAGLAAQGMRPVAAIYSTFLQRGFDQVAHDVCIQDLPVTFALDRAGIVGADGPTHHGLYDLAYLRCLPNIILMAPKDENELRRMLMTALYCGHPAAIRYPRGNGLGVALEDPISALPIGKGELLREGDDLLLCAIGAMVAPALALAETLAAEGRSCAVINARFVKPLDAPLLHAWAQRCRGVVTLEEGCAPGGFSGAVAESLADAGILRPLLRCAVPDHLVHHGDPKRLLEDEGLSPKKLLERIQAFSSQI; the protein is encoded by the coding sequence GTGCCGACCCCCAGCAGCCCCTACCCCCTGCTCGATTCCCTGGCCGCGCCCCAGCAGGTGCGGCACTTCACGCCGCCCCAGCTGGAGCAGCTGGCCGCGGAAGTCCGCGCCTTCCTCATCGCCTCCGTGTCGGAAACCGGCGGCCACTTCAGCTCGAACCTCGGCACCGTGGAATTGACGGTCGCCCTCTTCCACCACTTCGACTTCCTGCAGGACCGCATCGTCTGGGATGTGGGGCACCAAGCCTACCCCCACAAGATCCTCACGGGCCGCAAGGACCGCTTCCCCACCCTGCGCCAGCACCACGGCCTCTCGGGCTTCCTGAAGCGGGACGAGAGCCCCTACGACCACTTCGGCGCGGGCCACGCCAGCACCAGCATCTCCGCGGCACTGGGCATGGCCAAGGCCCGGGACCTGCAGAAGCAGGACCACACCTGCATCGCCGTCATCGGCGATGGCTCCATGACCGCCGGCATGGCCTTCGAGGCCCTGAACCAGGCCGGCTACCTGGAGACGAAGAACTTCCTGGTGATCCTCAACGACAACGACATGAGCATCAACCCCAACGTGGGGTCGCTGCAGGGCTACCTGAACCAGATCATGTCGGGCCAGTACTACCACCGCTGGCGCGACCGCATCGAGCACGCCATCAAGGCCATCCCGCTCGAGGGCCTCAGCAAGGGCGTGGCGAAGGCGGCCAAGTGGAGCGAGGAGAGCTTCAAGCGCCTCATGGTGCCGGGCCTGCTCTTCGAGGATCTGGGCTTCCGCTACCTGGGACCCGTCAACGGCCACGACGTGAACGCCACGTCGAAGGCCCTGGCCGAGGCCCGCGAGAAGATGAAGGACGGTCCCGTGCTCCTGCACGTGCAGACCAAGAAGGGCTATGGCTACGAGCCCGCCGTGCAGGATCCCCTCAAGTGGCATGGCGTCACCGCCTTCGACGCCGAGGCCGGGGAGATCATCAAGGTCACCACTGATCCGGCGAAGCCCGCTCCGCCCAGCTACACCAGCGTCTTCGGCAAGGCCCTGGTCGAGCTGGCGAAGACCGACGGGAAGATCGTCGGCATCACGGCGGCCATGCTGGACGGCACGGGCATGAACCTCTTCCAGAAGGCCTTTCCCGAGCGCTGCTTCGACGTGGGCATCGCCGAGCAGCACGCGGTCACCTTCGCCGCGGGCCTCGCGGCCCAGGGCATGCGGCCCGTGGCGGCCATCTACAGCACCTTCCTGCAGCGCGGCTTCGACCAGGTGGCCCACGACGTCTGCATCCAGGACCTGCCCGTGACCTTCGCCCTGGACCGGGCCGGCATCGTCGGCGCGGATGGCCCCACCCACCACGGCCTGTACGACCTGGCCTACCTCCGCTGCCTGCCGAACATCATCCTCATGGCCCCCAAGGACGAGAACGAGCTGCGGCGCATGCTCATGACCGCGCTCTACTGCGGCCACCCCGCGGCCATCCGCTACCCCCGCGGAAATGGCCTGGGCGTGGCACTCGAAGACCCCATCAGCGCCCTGCCCATCGGCAAGGGGGAGCTGCTGCGGGAGGGGGACGACCTGCTGCTGTGCGCCATCGGTGCCATGGTGGCCCCGGCCCTGGCCCTGGCCGAGACCCTGGCCGCGGAGGGACGGTCCTGCGCGGTCATCAACGCCCGCTTCGTGAAGCCGCTCGACGCGCCCCTCCTCCATGCCTGGGCCCAGCGCTGCCGGGGCGTGGTGACGCTCGAGGAGGGCTGCGCCCCCGGGGGCTTCAGCGGGGCGGTCGCGGAGTCCCTGGCGGACGCCGGGATCCTCCGCCCCCTGCTGCGCTGTGCCGTTCCTGACCACCTGGTCCACCACGGGGACCCCAAACGCCTCCTCGAAGACGAGGGCCTCAGCCCGAAGAAGCTGTTGGAACGGATTCAGGCCTTTTCCAGTCAAATCTAA
- a CDS encoding DUF6941 family protein has translation MQEVQIKAPKHEFTLLCDDIRQEMGGKTSLMGLYDHHIVVPQVPFTLPKVCFYTRFSRMDGQFKFGFSIVSPTGDRKDVIRDSDVQIPDGAKEGTFNVIASPFEVGSEGVYEVIIALTKGGDRFEYVYKFAISDASRLQAEYEKAMAEAGQAGN, from the coding sequence ATGCAAGAAGTCCAGATCAAGGCCCCCAAGCACGAATTTACGCTGCTTTGCGACGACATCCGCCAGGAGATGGGCGGCAAGACATCGCTGATGGGCCTGTACGACCACCACATCGTGGTGCCCCAGGTGCCCTTCACCCTGCCCAAGGTGTGCTTCTACACCCGCTTCTCCCGCATGGACGGCCAGTTCAAGTTCGGCTTCTCCATCGTGAGCCCCACCGGCGACCGCAAGGACGTGATTCGCGACAGCGACGTGCAGATCCCCGATGGCGCCAAGGAAGGCACCTTCAACGTCATCGCCAGCCCCTTCGAAGTGGGCAGCGAGGGCGTCTACGAAGTGATCATCGCCCTCACCAAGGGCGGCGACCGCTTTGAATATGTCTACAAGTTCGCCATCTCCGACGCCAGCCGCCTCCAGGCCGAGTACGAGAAGGCCATGGCCGAGGCCGGCCAGGCGGGCAACTAA
- the deoC gene encoding deoxyribose-phosphate aldolase — MIDPLLDLTAEIRARVPAPPRGGTTQLLGCVEGFGLFRDAKGLHHRSFAQIAPAEGPWDLSPLIDHTLLKADATGAQIEVLCREALAHGFASVCVNPLWVPLAASLLKGSPVRTCTVVGFPLGASATRAKAFEAEVALADGAQEVDMVLAIGAAKAGDWATVHRDLEALRSAVPAPAVLKVILETCLLDEAEKVRACELAAEAGLDFVKTSTGFSTGGATEADVALMRQTVGPGLGVKASGGIRTYPVALQMVRAGATRLGLSASVAVVQGGTGAGPY; from the coding sequence ATGATCGATCCCCTCCTCGACCTCACTGCTGAAATCCGGGCCCGGGTGCCGGCCCCGCCCCGCGGGGGCACCACGCAGCTCCTGGGTTGCGTGGAGGGATTCGGCCTGTTCCGGGACGCCAAGGGCCTCCATCACCGGTCCTTCGCACAAATCGCCCCTGCGGAGGGGCCCTGGGACCTGTCGCCGTTGATCGATCACACCCTCCTCAAGGCCGATGCCACCGGCGCCCAGATCGAGGTCCTCTGCCGCGAGGCCCTGGCCCATGGCTTTGCCTCCGTCTGCGTGAATCCCCTCTGGGTGCCCCTGGCGGCCTCGCTGCTCAAGGGCAGTCCCGTACGCACCTGCACCGTGGTGGGCTTCCCCCTCGGGGCCTCCGCCACCCGGGCCAAGGCCTTCGAAGCCGAGGTGGCGCTGGCGGATGGGGCCCAGGAGGTGGACATGGTACTGGCCATCGGGGCGGCCAAGGCAGGCGACTGGGCCACCGTCCACCGGGACCTCGAGGCCCTGCGCTCTGCGGTGCCCGCCCCGGCCGTCCTCAAGGTGATCCTCGAGACCTGCCTGCTGGACGAGGCCGAGAAGGTCCGGGCCTGTGAATTGGCCGCGGAAGCAGGCCTCGACTTCGTGAAGACCTCCACCGGTTTCTCCACGGGCGGCGCCACCGAGGCGGACGTGGCGCTCATGCGGCAGACCGTGGGCCCAGGCCTGGGCGTGAAGGCCTCGGGCGGCATCCGGACCTATCCCGTGGCGCTCCAGATGGTCCGCGCCGGCGCCACCCGGCTGGGTCTGTCGGCGTCCGTGGCCGTGGTCCAGGGCGGCACTGGCGCCGGACCCTACTGA
- a CDS encoding GTP-binding protein has translation MTFINYASREINCKIVYYGPGLCGKTTNIQWIFEQANPDKRGKLVSLATETDRTLFFDFLPLDMGTVKGFKVRFHLYTVPGQVFYDASRKLILRGCDGIIFVADSQKARMEANIESIANLATNLKENGFDIRSIPYVLQLNKRDMPSAAQVPEMERLLRFRNEPMIEAVANKGTGVIETLKAAARQVLMELQRA, from the coding sequence ATGACCTTCATCAACTACGCGTCGCGTGAGATCAACTGCAAGATCGTCTATTACGGGCCGGGCCTCTGCGGCAAGACCACGAACATCCAGTGGATCTTCGAGCAGGCCAACCCGGACAAGCGCGGCAAGCTCGTCAGCCTCGCCACCGAGACGGACCGCACCCTGTTCTTCGACTTCCTGCCCCTCGACATGGGCACCGTGAAGGGGTTCAAGGTCCGCTTCCACCTCTACACCGTGCCGGGCCAGGTCTTCTACGACGCCAGCCGCAAGCTGATCCTCCGCGGTTGCGACGGCATCATCTTCGTGGCTGACAGCCAGAAGGCCCGCATGGAGGCCAACATCGAGTCCATCGCGAACCTGGCCACCAACCTCAAGGAGAACGGGTTCGACATCCGCTCCATTCCCTACGTCCTGCAGCTGAACAAGCGGGACATGCCCTCGGCGGCCCAGGTGCCCGAGATGGAGCGCCTCCTCCGGTTCCGGAACGAGCCCATGATCGAGGCCGTGGCCAACAAGGGCACGGGCGTCATCGAGACGCTCAAGGCCGCCGCCCGCCAGGTGCTCATGGAACTCCAGCGCGCCTAG
- the xseB gene encoding exodeoxyribonuclease VII small subunit: protein MSAQPSFDDGLDRLEALVQQLESGSLGLEEALTRFEEGVQLSQALQKQLAEAQRRVEVLKAGLGGEYRAEPLDDAKGSR, encoded by the coding sequence ATGAGCGCCCAACCCTCCTTCGACGATGGCCTGGACCGGCTGGAGGCCCTGGTGCAGCAGCTCGAATCCGGCAGCCTGGGCCTGGAAGAAGCCCTGACGCGCTTCGAAGAGGGCGTGCAGCTGAGCCAGGCCCTCCAGAAGCAGTTGGCCGAGGCCCAGCGCAGGGTGGAGGTGCTGAAGGCGGGTCTCGGAGGTGAGTACCGCGCCGAGCCCCTGGATGACGCCAAAGGGTCCCGATGA
- a CDS encoding FKBP-type peptidyl-prolyl cis-trans isomerase, with the protein MRSALCVAILAIALPLAGADTAKPSAPAQSAKAKAATPDKTKGPAMITTDSGLKYVDTVVGTGASPARGQQCLVHYTGWLNDGRNGRGKKFDSSVDRGQPLAIPIGVGRVIKGWDEGVISMKVGGKRTLYIPSYLGYGPRGAGGDIPPNADLIFDVELVSVQ; encoded by the coding sequence ATGAGATCAGCCCTTTGCGTGGCGATTCTTGCAATCGCCCTCCCCCTGGCCGGCGCGGACACCGCGAAGCCCTCGGCCCCCGCCCAGTCAGCCAAGGCGAAGGCGGCCACGCCCGACAAGACGAAAGGACCCGCCATGATCACCACCGATTCCGGCCTGAAGTATGTCGACACCGTGGTGGGCACGGGCGCCTCGCCGGCTCGCGGCCAGCAGTGCCTGGTCCACTACACCGGCTGGCTCAACGACGGCCGGAACGGTCGCGGCAAGAAGTTCGACAGCTCCGTGGACCGTGGGCAGCCCCTGGCCATTCCCATCGGCGTGGGTCGGGTCATCAAGGGCTGGGACGAGGGTGTCATCAGCATGAAGGTGGGCGGCAAGCGCACCCTCTACATTCCCTCCTACCTGGGCTACGGCCCCCGGGGCGCGGGCGGGGACATCCCCCCCAACGCCGACCTGATCTTCGACGTGGAGCTGGTCAGCGTTCAGTAG